CAGTGGCTATCAGTGACTGCCGcaacattgtggcatcgttggtaatcacctcgccgatgacgctgcccgacgtgcccaggctggctcaccgacactccttaatcctttatccagagtcgacgctgcaagagagcttcgcagtctcgctcgtaccatcacgttaagttactggcatacaccacagaactctgagtgtcgtttacacagcctcgacccatcactgaaacttacattaccagcgaaccttccacgacgtgacgcaacactgctgtgtcggctgtgggtaggagtagcattcaccaactcctacagctatcgtattggaatggcggattcaccaatgtgcgctaagtgcaagtgtgaagagaccatcagtcaccttctgtgccactattctcgcttcgataatcaacgtgagactctccagtgggccttaaatagactggatgacaggccattgaCGGAAGCAAAGATctctggcctcacagttcattggcccagaaagcagttcgagcgctttttcgctacctgagggcaacagacttgagtgcccgactatagacatcctacacctacgttctctctctccctctttcacttcccattcccctccccacgtgtagggtagcaaactggactcagtctggttaacctccctgcctttccgtcttcccttctctctctctctctctctctctctctctctctctctctctctctctctctctctttcggctATCAGTTTCACGAGAAAATATAGCttttaggtttttagcgcacaaaaacagacgagagacagaggtacgacgcggacacagcgctgtgtccgcaTCGTACCTCTGTCTGTGTCTCGTCCCTTTTTGCGCGCTAAAAACCTAAatgttatggaataccaacatgcccaaacctacgctctttcgAGAAAATATAGTTGGCTGGACTAGTTCTAATCGGGGAGTGTGGGTCTCTCAAATATTTCgacgtttttcttttccttttctcaaATTTCGGAATGAAAAATTGAGGGTGTGGCACGAGAATGGCCTTTACTCATGCATATACGGTATACTCTTACCAATGCAAGAAGTTagccaagaaaataaaatcacgaATTCTGTATCTTGAGCATATTAGACTGCGACGTAGAagggaagaaaggaaaggcagagaaGTAAAGTATACTTTGCCTACTTTTCGATCCCATACATGGTCCAACGAACGCGTTAGTGAAAGATATAGAGAGGGAGGCATAAAACAGGAGTTGATATATATCACGTGTACCTAGACAAGTCAAGACAAGTCTCAGTGTGTCTACTTTCTGGCACTTGAGTCTATGGCCTTCAGGTGCTGCAGAAGGCCATCAAGTCGTGACTGTAACAGCAATAACTTACCTCAACCATGAACGAGGCGTTGATTCCCTTTAATTCAAGCAGGCAGGAAATGGTGACATTGCCACTGATGAGAACGGGCGGTTGACACTCTCCAACACGACGAACGCCGGTGTCCAGTCCGCGAAGCACTCCGTTCTTCACTTTCACCTTGACTTCCCTGTTCGTGATTCCGGTGCTCTTTATCTGGTAGAAAATACGAAAGAAAATTATAGAAGTTACATGCGCATGTCATTCTGGCTTGCTTGTTCAAAGCGCCCACTTTTGTTTTGAATTATCCCCGTCTTGTTTATCGCGATTCTTTTTAGCACCAATACCTGAGCTCTGAAATTCCGTTCCAGTAAAATCGTCGTCGTCTGCTCACCTTGAATTTGAACTCGGGGACTTTCACGAACGGGTAAACATGCTTGAGGCTCCTTATCTGTGGTGGGATCTTATCTTCGAGAATGATGTCAAGAAATCTGTTGGAATCCCTTATCGAGGACATGCAGACTGCGGTTCCGTAGACAgtgtgaaaaaaagagagaaataaacgaTCTCAAGGAAAAGTGCCATTCTTCGCATAAAACTTAGGTGTTTCATTTCTAACACACCAACTACCTTTGATCAGGGCAAAAACTCGATAAAGAAGTTATGTTTGGTAAATGTCAGAGAAAGGAAGGAGGTGAAAATAATCTATAATACAGTATTTATTTAAGGAACGTAAGTCTCTGCAATTAGGACGCCATGAATAAATCAATTAATGAATGAAAGCATACAATGGAATGCTCTACAACTTTCATTAATAACAGAGCTGGATACTTACCAAGAGTGACTAGCGATGCCAGGAGAAGTAGCAGCCGCATCATGACAAAAAAAGGTTATCTATGCAGAAGAGACATGTGACAAAGAAGCAATTACTGCAAGAGCTGCATTTCATTCTGCCTCGACGAATATTCGGGCTCCGTTATTCATTGTTGCCACTTTCCCCTTCTCATTACAGAGGGTTCCATTAAATTTTAGACATAAACAGTGCAATCGAAACAGATCGAATGGGATGGGCATATGGTATATGGATGGAGACTAGTCAGACTATAGAGAACTACTATTGGCTACTAGCACTATGATATGATTGAGAAACGCGCATTTGATAGTAGTGATTTGATAGTGATGGTAAAATGTTGTCAATCAATTGTTCATTCTGCTGTAGTCATTTTACAGCGATCTATTAAATCAGGCAGCTTTAGCTGCGGTTTCCGAGTGATTGCTGGTGTATTCCAAGAAAACATGGCAATACCTGCCATTCAGTGCCTTTTTGCCACCACATGCTAAACTGCCCCGAAGTTTGACTTTCCACGTGTAATTTTCTACCATTCGGTAGTGCCTGATATTGTGAATTTGCAAATTATTCAAAGGGGAAGCTTAAAATTCTCCGTGCAAGGGCTCCCGCAAGCCGAATCGCAGGGTTTAAATACTAGCGCATATTTAGCCGAATAAAGCCGGCCAAAAATAATTTGCACACAACAGATGGAAAGTTCTGACCCAGTGAACACGCTGAGAATTTCACTGTCCCGCAGAAAACAGAACGACGGATTACTGAGCGAGTAAAGTACTGCGCAAAATACTTTAAGAAGGGTGGAAATATAGACAGGACGGAGCGCAGTCGCTCTGTCCTTTCCTTCTTTCCAACCCTCTTGCTGTATTTTGCGCGGTCGGCCACTCGCTCCGTATGCGCCAACTAGTCTGCTACAGTAGCGTAGTTCTATAGACGGAGTCCTGTGCCCCCTGTTTCTAGAGAACGTAAAGATCGCATACTTGCCTCACGACCTGCCTTATTCAGTGCCTTCCCTTCGACTGAGGAGAAAAACCCCCGACACAGCGCTCTTCTCGCCTTGCCCGTTCTCTTGTTCGTCTATACTACTCACTTTACCGAGCTTCGGCAAATTCCGCTCTCCATTGCAAGTCCACCCGAGACGTCGGCCTCGTGCACGGAAGTAACACAAGACCCAAAGAAATCACGATCGTTGTACAAGACGCGCAAATGGAGGCGCAAGGAAATTCGTCAGCTGCATATCCGTCATTTAAACAGACTGAAGTCAATAACTGCATGAACGTGTGTGCACAACCGGCATGAAAGGGTGTGCGAACGGTTAGCTAAGACATCGGAGAAAGGGGCGCGTCTACGTGAGGGTAGTGCTCGGTGGTTTCGTGAATCACTGCGCACGTGAGAGCAACTCATTCCGTTGCAGCTGTGACACCGTGATAAGGGCGCCATCCCGAGATATACTGCACAAGTCTTATGTCAAAAGAAGGTACACCGTCAAAATGCTTTCGTTTCAAGCTTTTTGCGACGACTCCTACTAAGATTAAGTTCATTGATGTGCGCCCACATAAAGATGAATCAACTCCCTTGCATTCCACCCTCACCCACTCCCCTTACCACCCTCCACCGAGCTCTCGCCCCCATCGGAACGAGGAAAGTCAAGCCCACGATCTCACGCTCCTCAGTTAAACGCGAGTAGCCACAGCAGGTTTGTCGACATTATTTACTCCTACTTTATACCGCAAATTATTGTACGCCACGTGCGATTGTTTGTGTAAAATTAGCAGAAGAGAGTTAATGATGTAACTTAAAAGGATTGACTGATTTTAAACAATTGCAGAGGAGGCAAATCGTGCTCACTACTTGTTTTCTTCACGGTTGTGCAGCTATAGCCTTTATACATTTCTTTAAAAGCTCTAATGACGCAGAGAAGCTActtgttgaaaaaagaaaatgaattagtTTAGTAAGAATGACTATCAGGTTTCCTGACTTATACTTGGTAGTGCTTCCTGGGATTATGAATCTGCGAAAGAGAAACCGCGCTAAAGGAACTTACTAAGTCGAGCCATATCGACAGAGTATTCGTTTAGAAGTATATCATCGTTTACCGTTTGCGAATATATAAATTTTTCCTCGGAAAATGTCGTAGAATTTCGCGCTGCTGCTTCTCAATTTGAACTGCCCGCGCCAAAGCGGAGGGCTTGAGATTATCGCCACGTGACTACCCATATGCCATTGTTACGTGTTTTGTAGACTCTTTATTTAGCTCTGTATACGAAGCAGCTGTAGGTGTTCGCATCGCGTGAGTCACTCTGTGGCCTTGTTTGGCTTCAGGTTGCCAGTTACGGTGACTTGAGCCTCCGCTGCCGGATGTGGCAGGGTGGTGCCGTAGGTTTCCGTGTCGGCCGTTCAAACAGAGAAAAGTGATGCCGCTCGCAGTGGTGGGTCGCGGCCTGTCTTTGTGAATCATAAGTGCTGACGTTGAATAGAAGTTTTCACTACCGCCACCACCACGCCACAAATAAGAGCTGCCATAGTCGACAATAGATGAGGCCACTGCGATGTTCTATTTCCGTCATTTTGtcgcttacaaaagctctgtttTCATTATGATAGAAGAATTCCATATCACAGAAGCATAATATTTCATTCTAGTTCCGCTGAACATTTgcatttagtgtccatttaaatAATTCTTGCCATGCCAGCGTCTGGAGGGATGCACACAGAGCTCGATGTTAATACTTACCACCCTCGCTCCTTCTATTCCCGCACTACAGTCACACTCTCTAATCTGCGACGACGTCTCTCATCCAAACCTAATGGAGTTTGCAGCCGAGACCCATGAGCAACGGTGAAACAACGTAAATATAATTTTGCTCTATCATGGCAATCAAGCGTTGGAATGCAAGTTCTTCCTGCGTTTGCACTGTTAGGTCACCACGTATTGTTTATGTCAAAGGATGTTAACTAGCCGAACACTGTTAAGTGCACGAGAACAACAGCAAGACCCGCAAAGATTTTCGCTTCTGGGAGCTGTCATTGGCTTCAtatgtgagttttttttttcacgtattaCGATTGCATATAGTATATTCTTGCGAACCCATATATCGTACAAACAGCTTTGCAGTAATGGGTCGAGAACTGCGAAACACGGCTGAATGCCGTCCTGCTATTCTCTGGTGGGCACAATGAAAAAGTGAACCCCAAAGCGGACAGGTGTCAAAGGCTTTATTGATTCACTTATTGTAATTTTATTTATTAAAAGCAAGATGATTCCATTGTGTAACGGATAGCTCCCCACGTTCTTTTTTCGCTTGAGTTTAATTATAAATTAAAAAGCAAGACGACAGCTTTCCTCAGCCCCCTCCGAATGACTCTCCGTGAATTCGACTTTTCCGCACTTTTGGCACTATGATGCTCCGCGCCAGTGCCAAACCATGACACACGGTTGTGGACCTGGTCGCACATTCACTAAACCGCGCTGTCGTCTGCCTGTTCTGTAGAAACCGCAGAAATCGTCGGCTCAGGGATTAGGAAATCGCAGCCCATCGATGGCACGGTTAAGGACGTGCATGTATTCGTTGTAAAGAGCATCGTACAGCACAGCCATCACTTTCTCTTCAATCTGACGAATGAATTCTGCCTTTCGTGCGTCGTTGAGGTGCAGGTTGTCTCCGTAGGTAGTGCGCAGCCTGATCCTGTCGATGTGGAACGTTCGCACAATGCCAGCCCTTCCGGTGGCTGACGTGGCCTCGAAACGACCCGTGGTGTCCACGACGGTGACGTTGACTGGAACGCGTTTCTCCGTTCCAAGGATGTTGTCGCCCTCGGTCTGCGCACGTATTGAAAGGACAAATTGGAATCTATGTCGCGTTCGTTTAACAACTCGCAATTTTTGGAGTCGATGTAGAGGTGTGCGTTcgctaaaaaaatggctgtggcttaggtaaggttaagcccaggatgcgaagcatactagcctttattttagttgttgaaccactgtttagcttggtgaactgctgttgcttggctatatttggttcggctagacgaagaaacaactcatgcgttactctgcttcgccttggacgccccgcattggacgcggtgagcgtcgagcaacgcagcgttcggcgcggcaacgaaatgtgcgcctgagcaagcgacgcacgcctgagccttagaaacagctcgtttctaaggcaacaccgcattcactagaggcgcttttgtaccgctttgaagcatcgtactcgtggctcagtggtagcgtctccgtctcacactccggagaccctggttcgattcccacctagcccatcttgcaagagttgagccaaagccacttctcctctgtggtgacgtcacggtgtcacgtggtttcatggcgacaccgccgcgcctgaggagctgggttgagccctcgtaatatgcttcgcataaaatggcgCATTGAAACAGTAGCTAGTGTCCAGTCACTCGAGTTATCGCATTCTATTCCTCAACGCCTTGGACTCGCGGTTATGTGGAAACTGGAGCCAATTTGCAAGCAAGAACACGGTTTTCACTGACATTCAGTGTAGAACGGTCATGGAAAACTGAGCAACGAAGAGTGTCAGACACCATGCTGTAATTCCATGGTTTGCTTGCGTATGTCATGGACTAGCAATTCCGATTGACTGGGTTATTTTCATGCTCTTAAGCGTAACTGAGGCTGTTGTAGAAGGCTCAAGATTATTCGAGTGCGTGAGATTTAACACGCACCTAAAACTGATTTCTACAAGCGTTATATATTACTTTTGTTGCATATTCATTTCTACCAAAACTGAAGCCACCGAAGCTAGGAATAGaatcgcaacctcgtgcttagtagtaAGAACATAAATCCCGGTAATCGGCGTCAAGTGCATTCGCAATTCCAAATCGCCTGAGTACCTTGTTAAGCAACGACGCAGCTCGTATGATTCGATGGCGGCCAATTGCAATATATCCTTTAGAAAGAACCTACTGGTTTTTCTCTGAAATATTGCCTCAAATATTTTCTCAAATATTGCCTCTATATTCACTCAGTTTCTTCAGGACATTTGGCCACATCGTggcacttgtgcgcgctttggaGCCTCGAGCAGTGTCCAAAGCGAGTTTCATGCTATGACAGAACCAGATACATGAGCGCGTATTATTGCGGTACGTCACGTTAGTACAGCCTTTATTCCAGAAATTCTGTACGCAACGCACCACCTCTGCAGCCATGACTTCTAGCAATACACACACCGACCTCAGTAGCTTGCACATGCTAGAAAACACTGTTTAAATTTTATAAACAATGCACTAAAAATTGTTTGCCTTGCAACCTACTGCTAAGTAGAGCACTGaggagtgaaaaagaaagaaaattcatCGCAGGTGCTGCCGTAAAGTTCACGAGGTAGCCAAAATTTATTCGTGAACAATGCAGTTTTTCTAATCAGGCGCAGGTAAAATACAAGAGCGTATACCTTGGCAAGGAATGTGGTGTAGATGCCATTGAAGTCGAGCACGCAGGAAATACTGATGTTGAACGCTACAGGCGCAGGCGGGTTGCAGTCAGTAGTGCGGTGGACCCCGGTGTCAAAACCTCTCACTGCTCCTTCCTTCATCTTGACCTTGAGGTCGCGGTTAATTCCCCGGGTGGCTTCTACCTGTTGTCAAAACAGGTATTCATGAAGACGTGCTTGCGTAGTTTTAGATGATGTCTCCTATGAGTTGTTTTCTAACTCGGCAGGGAGAAATACCGGGTGTTGTCATTCTTGACGCATACTGCATAGAATGTCGTGGTTAATAGGAGATCGAGGAAAAATAATAAGctaatctaaactgatttattacACTTACTCAGCAACTAATAGGTCGGTTGTGCTTTGTGCATGAGCTTGGTGTTCAAGAAAGCGGAAAAAATTATAGGTAGGTGAGGACACCGCCTTAACTATTTCTGCTGCTTCTCCCCACAATCCAAGTCATTGATTTGGGTGTGTCCTCGGTGATGCTCATTTGTTGATATAAATGACACAAGAATGTGCTGCCACTTGCAGATAACAAAACTATCGCACTCAGCCGACCACTCAGCTTTATTGCTTAAGAATTCGGGCACGAGTATGAGAAAATGCAGTGGAATTCGCGGTCACACAAGAACTTCAAACTCCTTAGGTTTAGTACGCCATTTAGTGAATGAAagtttctcttctttttcatGTCAATCTTTGCTGCAAAAGCGAATTATGAGTTGTGTTCGATAAACAAAAGGCATCTACAAGTCTACTCTCACTCGCTGTATCTGTATAGACAAATCAAGAATATATGACATTCTGAATTCCTGCTGTATCTTAGAGCACGCATTTGCATATTCTTTGTATCTAATAagcagcaccttttttttttcattgaagatgGCACTTCGATTATTATCACTTGCATAGCGACAGCTTGTGTAACGATGCTCATCTGATACAGGCAGCATAACACTGACAGGTTTCCGACTTCTCCTAAGTGAATATAAAAAAACCAGCATAAACTCTTAAAGTAGTTGCAAAGTCTGCTTAATTCATTGGCAGCTTTCCTTATTCTGAATTGCGGATTTACGTCGTGTTTCCTTTTCCACGGCACACTTCTAGATAAACTTACATTAGAGAGTTGCTGTAGTTTTCATTTCGATGTAATCTGATCGGACAAGAGAGAGGATTTATCCTACTTCTTTAGTCAGAACAAAGCGCTCAATTGCTTTCCACTAATAACTTTATGAAATGAAGTGCTCATGGCCTATATGTTGGATGCGCGTAAGTGAAGTGACGATGCGGAAAAATAtagagctgagagagagagagagagagcaaatgttcaaggaaaggcagggaggttaaccagtactgagcccggttggctggGTAAAGGGTAAGGGAGGGAAAGATTAaacgaagaagagaaagtccactggcaATATCGAC
This Dermacentor albipictus isolate Rhodes 1998 colony chromosome 1, USDA_Dalb.pri_finalv2, whole genome shotgun sequence DNA region includes the following protein-coding sequences:
- the LOC135911300 gene encoding salivary anticoagulant protein P23-like, whose amino-acid sequence is MMRLLLLLASLVTLVCMSSIRDSNRFLDIILEDKIPPQIRSLKHVYPFVKVPEFKFKIKSTGITNREVKVKVKNGVLRGLDTGVRRVGECQPPVLISGNVTISCLLELKGINASFMVEVKGNTLVRKEKTVPVNVTVVDTVGHFEATAYPGRPGALRTFHIEKLLFHTVSDRRLSLNSERQRSFNSEMERNLHSIIYDLFYTDYKRALEKVIESMPFPSA
- the LOC135911301 gene encoding salivary anticoagulant protein P23-like, with translation MAGISHLLLFAALFYVAWAGGARDSNAFMDLILLQKMPTLVRSNSRLYPNVTIPEFKFKVEATRGINRDLKVKMKEGAVRGFDTGVHRTTDCNPPAPVAFNISISCVLDFNGIYTTFLAKTEGDNILGTEKRVPVNVTVVDTTGRFEATSATGRAGIVRTFHIDRIRLRTTYGDNLHLNDARKAEFIRQIEEKVMAVLYDALYNEYMHVLNRAIDGLRFPNP